From Pseudomonas sp. LS1212, the proteins below share one genomic window:
- a CDS encoding Rieske (2Fe-2S) protein has protein sequence MFVPLERLINLDEGYRNTFQVAGRRLLLLVLDNQPLLMEDSCPHRGAPLHMATLSNGVLRCQRHGMAFQLPSGRPLQEGCAGLMMLEIAYEGDRIGIDV, from the coding sequence ATGTTCGTTCCGCTCGAGCGTCTGATCAACCTGGATGAAGGCTACCGCAACACCTTTCAGGTGGCCGGTCGCCGCCTGTTGCTGCTGGTGCTGGACAATCAGCCGTTGCTGATGGAAGACAGCTGCCCGCATCGGGGGGCGCCGCTCCATATGGCGACCCTGAGTAACGGCGTGTTGCGTTGCCAGCGGCATGGCATGGCGTTTCAACTGCCCAGCGGGCGACCGTTGCAGGAAGGTTGTGCGGGCCTGATGATGCTCGAGATCGCTTATGAGGGTGACCGCATCGGTATCGATGTGTAG
- the ppsA gene encoding phosphoenolpyruvate synthase: MVEYVVSLDKLGVHDVEHVGGKNASLGEMISNLAGAGVSVPGGFATTAQAYRDFLELSGLNDQIHAALDALDVDDVNALVKTGAQIRQWIMEAEFPERLNAEIRTAFAEMSQGNPNMAVAVRSSATAEDLPDASFAGQQETFLNIRGVENVIRAAKEVFASLFNDRAIAYRVHQGFDHKLVALSAGVQRMVRSETGTAGVMFTLDTESGFRDVVFITGAYGLGETVVQGAVNPDEFYVHKNTLAAGRPAILRRNLGSKAIKMIYGDEAKAGRSVKVVDVDRAERARFCLSDAEVTELAKQAMIIEKHYQRPMDIEWAKDGDDGKLYIVQARPETVKSRTSANVMERYLLKETGTVLVEGRAIGQRIGAGKVRVINDIAEMDKVQPGDVLVSDMTDPDWEPIMKRASAIVTNRGGRTCHAAIIARELGIPAVVGCGNATQVLKDGQGVTVSCAEGDTGFIFEGELGFDIRKNSVDAMPDLPFKIMMNVGNPDRAFDFAQLPNAGVGLARLEFIINRMIGVHPKALLNYAGLPAELKESVDKRIAGYDDPVGFYVEKLVEGISTLAAAFWPKKVIVRLSDFKSNEYANLIGGKLYEPEEENPMLGFRGASRYISEAFRDCFELECRALKRVRNEMGLTNVEIMVPFVRTLGEASQVVDLLAENGLARGQNGLRVIMMCELPSNAILAEEFLEYFDGFSIGSNDLTQLTLGLDRDSGIIAHLFDERNPAVKKLLANAIAACNKAGKYIGICGQGPSDHPDLAKWLMEQGIESVSLNPDSVLETWFFLAEGQGAI, from the coding sequence TTGGTAGAGTACGTAGTTTCCCTCGATAAGCTCGGCGTCCATGATGTGGAGCATGTGGGGGGCAAGAACGCATCCCTGGGCGAGATGATCAGTAACCTCGCGGGTGCCGGTGTATCGGTCCCCGGTGGCTTTGCCACTACGGCTCAGGCTTATCGTGATTTCCTCGAGCTGAGCGGGCTGAACGACCAGATCCACGCGGCGCTCGACGCGCTGGACGTCGATGACGTCAATGCGCTGGTCAAGACCGGTGCACAGATCCGTCAATGGATCATGGAAGCCGAGTTCCCGGAGCGTCTGAACGCCGAAATCCGCACTGCATTCGCCGAAATGTCCCAGGGCAACCCGAACATGGCGGTTGCCGTGCGCTCCTCGGCAACCGCCGAAGACTTGCCGGATGCCTCGTTCGCCGGTCAGCAGGAAACCTTCCTGAACATCCGTGGCGTCGAAAACGTGATCCGCGCCGCCAAGGAAGTGTTCGCCTCCCTGTTCAACGACCGCGCCATTGCCTACCGCGTGCACCAGGGCTTCGATCACAAGCTGGTCGCCCTGTCGGCCGGCGTGCAGCGCATGGTCCGTTCCGAAACCGGTACCGCCGGCGTGATGTTCACCCTCGACACCGAGTCGGGCTTCCGTGACGTGGTCTTCATCACCGGTGCCTACGGCCTGGGTGAAACCGTCGTGCAGGGTGCGGTGAACCCGGACGAATTCTACGTCCACAAGAATACTTTGGCGGCCGGCCGTCCTGCCATCCTGCGCCGCAACCTGGGCAGCAAGGCCATCAAGATGATCTACGGCGACGAGGCCAAGGCCGGTCGTTCGGTCAAGGTCGTCGACGTCGATCGCGCCGAACGTGCGCGTTTCTGCCTGAGCGATGCCGAGGTCACCGAGCTGGCCAAGCAGGCGATGATCATCGAGAAGCACTACCAGCGCCCGATGGACATCGAATGGGCCAAGGACGGTGACGACGGCAAGCTGTACATCGTCCAGGCGCGTCCAGAGACCGTTAAAAGCCGCACCAGCGCCAACGTGATGGAACGCTACCTGCTCAAGGAAACCGGCACCGTGCTGGTCGAAGGTCGGGCGATTGGCCAGCGCATCGGCGCCGGCAAGGTTCGCGTGATCAACGACATCGCCGAGATGGACAAGGTCCAGCCGGGTGATGTGCTGGTTTCCGACATGACCGACCCGGACTGGGAACCGATCATGAAACGCGCCAGCGCCATCGTCACCAACCGTGGCGGCCGTACCTGCCACGCGGCGATCATCGCCCGTGAGCTGGGTATTCCGGCCGTGGTCGGCTGCGGCAATGCCACCCAGGTCCTCAAGGACGGCCAGGGCGTGACCGTTTCCTGCGCCGAAGGCGATACCGGCTTTATCTTCGAAGGCGAGCTGGGCTTCGACATTCGCAAGAACTCGGTCGATGCCATGCCTGACCTGCCGTTCAAGATCATGATGAACGTCGGCAACCCGGACCGCGCCTTCGACTTCGCCCAGCTGCCGAACGCCGGCGTGGGCCTGGCCCGCCTGGAATTCATCATCAACCGCATGATCGGCGTGCACCCCAAGGCGCTGCTGAACTACGCCGGCCTGCCGGCCGAGCTCAAGGAAAGCGTCGACAAGCGCATTGCCGGTTACGACGACCCGGTCGGCTTCTATGTCGAGAAGCTGGTCGAGGGCATCAGCACCCTGGCCGCGGCCTTCTGGCCGAAAAAGGTCATCGTCCGCCTGTCGGACTTCAAGTCCAACGAATATGCCAACCTGATCGGCGGCAAGCTCTACGAGCCGGAAGAAGAAAACCCGATGCTGGGCTTCCGCGGCGCCTCGCGTTACATCAGCGAGGCGTTCCGTGACTGCTTCGAGCTCGAGTGCCGTGCCCTCAAGCGCGTGCGCAACGAGATGGGCCTGACCAACGTCGAGATCATGGTGCCGTTCGTCCGTACCCTGGGCGAAGCCAGCCAGGTCGTCGACCTGCTCGCCGAAAACGGCCTGGCCCGCGGCCAGAACGGCCTGCGCGTGATCATGATGTGCGAACTGCCATCCAACGCGATCCTGGCCGAAGAGTTCCTCGAGTACTTCGACGGTTTCTCCATCGGCTCCAACGACCTGACCCAGCTGACCCTGGGCCTGGACCGTGACTCCGGGATCATCGCGCACCTGTTCGACGAGCGAAATCCTGCGGTCAAGAAGCTGCTGGCCAATGCCATTGCCGCCTGTAACAAGGCCGGCAAGTACATCGGTATTTGCGGCCAGGGCCCTTCCGACCACCCTGACCTGGCCAAGTGGCTGATGGAACAGGGCATCGAAAGCGTCTCGCTGAACCCCGATTCCGTACTGGAAACCTGGTTCTTCCTGGCTGAAGGCCAGGGCGCAATCTGA
- the rraA gene encoding ribonuclease E activity regulator RraA gives MHYLTPDLCDAYPELVQVLEPMFSNFGGRDSFGGQIVTIKCFEDNSLVKEQVELDGKGKVLVVDGGGSLRRALLGDMLAEKAAKNGWEGLVIYGCIRDVDVIAQTDLGVQALASHPMKTDKRGIGDLNVAVTFAGVTFRPGEYIYADNNGVIVSPSPLKMPE, from the coding sequence ATGCACTACCTTACGCCTGACTTGTGCGATGCCTACCCAGAGCTGGTTCAAGTGCTTGAGCCAATGTTCAGCAACTTTGGCGGTCGCGATTCCTTCGGGGGCCAGATCGTCACGATCAAATGCTTCGAGGACAACTCGTTGGTCAAAGAGCAGGTCGAGCTGGACGGCAAGGGCAAGGTGCTGGTGGTCGATGGTGGCGGCTCGCTGCGCCGGGCGTTGCTGGGTGACATGCTGGCGGAAAAGGCAGCCAAGAACGGTTGGGAAGGCCTGGTGATCTACGGCTGCATCCGCGATGTGGATGTCATCGCCCAGACCGATCTCGGCGTGCAGGCACTGGCCAGCCATCCGATGAAAACCGACAAGCGCGGCATCGGCGATCTCAACGTGGCCGTGACCTTTGCCGGCGTGACCTTCCGCCCGGGTGAATACATCTATGCCGACAACAATGGCGTGATCGTGTCCCCCAGCCCATTGAAGATGCCTGAGTAA
- a CDS encoding zinc transporter ZntB, which translates to MFEEDNAQWGLVHALVLDGKGGARSIARTELNGLQLQPTESLWLHWDRSHPQTQTWLRKSSGLNEFVCDLLLEENTRPRMVPLPDAALLLFLRGINLNPGAEPEDMVSVRIFAEAQRVISLRLRPLRATDELLVQLAEGRGPKTASELILSLAQYLTEKVQALVSDLSEVVDEEEEKLDSDERYTPEHGSVVQIRRRAASLRRFLAPQREIYAQLARNNCPWFVEDDASYWNELNNSLIRYLEELELTRERVGLVLETEDRRLNVRMNRTMYRFGIITGIFLPMSFLTGLLGINVGGIPGADSHWGFAVACLLMLGVAAGQWWLFRRLRWV; encoded by the coding sequence ATGTTCGAGGAAGATAACGCGCAATGGGGGCTGGTACATGCCCTGGTGCTGGATGGAAAGGGCGGTGCGCGTTCGATTGCCCGGACCGAGCTGAACGGATTGCAGTTGCAGCCAACGGAAAGCCTTTGGTTGCATTGGGATCGCAGTCATCCACAAACCCAGACCTGGTTGCGCAAATCCAGTGGGCTCAATGAGTTCGTCTGTGACCTGCTGCTGGAAGAAAACACCCGGCCTCGCATGGTCCCCTTGCCCGATGCTGCGTTGTTGCTGTTTTTGCGCGGTATCAACCTGAACCCCGGCGCCGAGCCCGAGGATATGGTTTCGGTGCGAATCTTCGCCGAAGCGCAACGTGTCATCTCCTTGCGCCTGCGACCCTTGCGGGCGACCGATGAGCTGCTGGTGCAGCTGGCCGAAGGGCGGGGGCCGAAAACGGCCTCCGAACTGATCCTCTCTCTGGCGCAGTACCTGACTGAAAAGGTTCAGGCGCTGGTCAGTGACCTCTCTGAAGTGGTCGATGAAGAGGAAGAAAAACTCGATTCCGACGAACGGTATACTCCCGAGCATGGCAGCGTGGTGCAAATTCGCCGACGAGCGGCAAGTCTGCGCCGGTTTCTGGCCCCTCAGCGGGAAATCTATGCCCAGTTGGCGCGCAATAACTGCCCCTGGTTCGTCGAAGATGACGCCAGTTACTGGAATGAACTCAACAACAGCCTCATTCGTTACCTCGAGGAGCTGGAGCTGACCCGCGAGCGCGTGGGGCTGGTCCTGGAAACCGAGGATCGGCGCCTGAACGTGCGCATGAACCGTACCATGTATCGGTTTGGCATTATTACGGGAATTTTTTTGCCAATGAGCTTTCTAACTGGCTTGCTTGGCATCAACGTGGGCGGAATTCCGGGTGCGGACAGCCACTGGGGGTTTGCGGTGGCATGCCTGCTGATGTTGGGCGTTGCAGCAGGGCAGTGGTGGCTGTTTCGTCGTTTGCGCTGGGTGTGA
- a CDS encoding pyruvate, water dikinase regulatory protein — MKRSAFFISDGTGITAETLGQSLLAQFENIGFNKFTRPYIDSVDKARVMVQQINNAAEKDGARPIIFDTIVNQDIREILATSNGFMIDIFSTFLAPLEQELTAHSSYSVGKSHSIGGNSNYMERIEAVNFALDNDDGARTHYYDKADLILVGVSRCGKTPTCLYMAMQFGIRAANYPLTEDDMERLQLPPALRAHQHKLFGLTIDPDRLTAIRHERKPNSRYASFAQCEFEVREVENLFRRENIPNINSTHFSVEEISAKILVEKGVERRLK, encoded by the coding sequence ATGAAACGATCTGCTTTCTTTATTTCCGACGGCACCGGCATCACGGCCGAGACACTCGGGCAGAGCCTCTTGGCACAATTTGAAAATATCGGCTTCAACAAGTTCACGCGACCGTACATCGATAGCGTGGATAAAGCGCGCGTCATGGTACAACAAATCAACAATGCCGCCGAGAAGGACGGCGCCCGCCCGATCATCTTCGACACCATCGTCAACCAGGACATCCGCGAGATCCTGGCGACCTCCAATGGCTTCATGATCGACATCTTTTCGACCTTCCTGGCCCCGCTGGAACAGGAACTGACCGCCCATTCGTCCTATTCGGTGGGCAAGTCCCACTCGATCGGCGGCAACTCCAACTATATGGAGCGGATCGAGGCGGTCAACTTCGCGCTGGACAACGACGACGGTGCCCGCACCCACTACTACGACAAGGCCGACCTGATTCTGGTGGGTGTATCGCGTTGCGGCAAGACCCCTACCTGTCTGTACATGGCCATGCAATTCGGCATCCGCGCGGCCAACTACCCGCTGACCGAGGACGACATGGAGCGCCTGCAGCTGCCGCCGGCGCTCAGGGCTCACCAGCACAAGCTGTTCGGCCTGACCATCGACCCCGATCGCCTGACCGCCATTCGCCACGAACGCAAGCCCAACAGCCGCTACGCCAGTTTCGCCCAGTGCGAGTTCGAAGTGCGCGAGGTAGAAAACCTGTTCCGCCGCGAAAACATTCCCAACATCAATTCCACGCATTTCTCGGTGGAAGAGATCTCGGCGAAGATTCTGGTGGAAAAAGGGGTGGAGCGGCGGCTCAAGTGA
- a CDS encoding CrfX protein, with product MPMHDPFEESLRDMLRSSTSNRDDDACLGRVLKTANRQVGAGDLFSLLGRWTQALMIAVNNGSAHVAPVSRRTISARDADKAD from the coding sequence GTGCCTATGCACGATCCGTTTGAAGAATCCTTGCGGGACATGCTCCGGTCATCGACATCCAACCGGGATGACGATGCTTGCCTGGGACGTGTCCTGAAAACCGCCAACCGTCAGGTCGGGGCGGGTGATCTGTTCAGCCTGCTTGGTCGTTGGACCCAGGCCTTGATGATTGCCGTGAACAATGGCTCGGCCCATGTTGCGCCGGTGTCGCGTCGTACTATCTCTGCCCGTGATGCAGATAAGGCTGATTGA
- a CDS encoding lysophospholipase has protein sequence MQSSSNLFPVALLSAERRGDLSEDVYRIKAGNSSDGTVELAVTRLGMADQAEVRGVPIILLHGSFSNRRFWFSPRGIGLGAFLARAGFDVWIPEMRGHGLSPRNRDYRQNRVADYARYDLPAIAAFVCEQSGQVPHWLGHSLGGTTLAAALGGHYLDQAQVASAAFFGSQVSRTYWPLKIPPVEWGGRLLLKRFAQISGSRLKRGPEDEPIGLALESLRWYGLFGRFRDAERDWWGGLSEVRVPVLAVGAVGDYQDPIWACRKLYEQFGSEQRQFVSLGREQGFTDNFGHVEMLVSKSAQAQVWPLVERWLLDQATPLLEEQSSLAVGL, from the coding sequence ATGCAAAGCAGCAGCAACCTATTTCCCGTCGCCTTGCTCAGTGCCGAACGGCGAGGCGACCTCAGTGAAGACGTTTACCGGATCAAGGCTGGCAACAGCTCGGACGGCACCGTCGAACTGGCCGTGACCCGCCTGGGCATGGCTGATCAGGCCGAGGTGCGTGGCGTGCCGATCATTCTGCTTCACGGCAGTTTTTCCAATCGGCGTTTCTGGTTTTCACCGCGTGGTATCGGCCTGGGCGCTTTCCTGGCCCGTGCCGGTTTCGATGTGTGGATTCCGGAAATGCGCGGGCATGGGCTGTCCCCGCGCAATCGCGACTACCGCCAAAACCGGGTGGCCGATTATGCGCGCTACGACCTGCCGGCAATCGCCGCGTTCGTTTGCGAGCAGAGTGGCCAGGTACCGCACTGGCTCGGGCATTCGCTGGGTGGGACTACCCTGGCGGCTGCGCTGGGTGGACACTATCTGGACCAGGCACAGGTGGCGAGCGCGGCGTTTTTCGGCAGCCAGGTCAGCCGGACCTACTGGCCATTGAAGATCCCACCGGTGGAGTGGGGAGGGCGCCTGCTGCTCAAGCGCTTTGCCCAGATTTCCGGATCGCGTCTCAAGCGCGGGCCGGAAGACGAACCTATCGGGCTGGCGTTGGAAAGCCTGCGCTGGTACGGCTTGTTCGGCCGCTTTCGTGATGCCGAGCGCGATTGGTGGGGTGGTTTGAGCGAGGTGCGGGTGCCGGTGCTTGCCGTCGGCGCCGTGGGTGACTATCAGGACCCGATCTGGGCGTGCCGCAAGCTTTATGAGCAGTTTGGCTCCGAGCAGCGACAGTTTGTCAGCCTGGGGCGTGAGCAAGGTTTTACCGATAATTTCGGCCATGTCGAGATGTTGGTCAGCAAGAGCGCGCAGGCGCAAGTCTGGCCGCTGGTCGAGCGTTGGCTGCTGGATCAGGCTACACCTTTGCTGGAGGAGCAGTCGTCTCTGGCGGTAGGGCTCTAA